The genomic region CGTTGCCGGGCGTCGATCTCGGAGCCGAGTCCCTCGGTGACCGCACGATCACTCGACTCGCGCGGACCGAAGGATGCGACCCCACGGCAGCCCTCCGCAGCCACCTCGATGCCGCGGCTGCTGGCGATCCCGCAGCAGCACGGCTGGTCGCCGAGATCGCACGCAGACTCGCGCTCATCGCGGCGTCCATCACGCTCGTCGTGGAGCCGGCGCGCGTCGTGCTGGGCGGCGACGCCGCGCATCCCGTCGTGCTCGACGCCGTGCGCCGCGTCGCCGCCGAGTCGCTGTCGGCGCTGCCGCTGGCCTTCGAAGCCTCACGCCTCGGCGCGGAAGGAACGTTCAGAGGCGCCGCCGCACAGCTGCGCGACGACCTCACGCGGATCACGTTCGAGGCGGTGGCCGGCATCCCGGATCCGGCACTCGCCCCTCCGGCGTCCTGAACGAACGTCGCCTACTGGATCAGCTGAAAGGCACCGAACATGACACCCTCCCTCGCACCCTCCGACCTGGTCACCAGGCTCGGGCATCCCGATGGCACGCGCGCGATCATCATCAACGCCGACGACTTCGGAATGTGCGCGCCCGCGAACACGGCCATCAGCGGGCTGCTGGCACGCGGCCGCATCGACTCGACGACCGTCATGGTTCCGTGCTCGTGGTCACCGGAGGCGCTCGCGTTCGCCGCAGCGAACAACGGGTTCGACGTGGGCGTGCACCTGGTGCTCACCAGTGAGTGGACCAGGTACCGGTGGCGGCCGCTGACCGGCACCGCCAGCAGCCTGGTCGATGCCGACGGCTTCTTTCCCGCCGACGTCGCGACGGTCGAGCGCACCGCGCGCGGCGCCGACGTGGCTGCGGAGTTCGATGCCCAGCTCGAGACGGCTCTCGCCGCCGGCGCGGACGTGACGCATCTCGACAACCACATGGGCTCCGTGTACGGCCTGGAGACCGGGCGCGACCTTCTCGCAGAGTCGTTCGGCCTGGCGGCCAGCCACGGTCTGCCGTTCCGGCTTCCACGCACCATCGAAGGCATGGGCCTGGCACCGGAATTCCAGGCTGTGCTCGACGGTGCCGTCCGGGCGGCGGACGCACTGGGTGTGGTGCTGCCCGACCGGTTGTGGACGCACCCCTTCGTCCTCGCGGGCGAGGGCACGGCAGACGAAGAGGCGTACGAGCACGTGCGCGATGGGTTCATCGACCTGCTTCGTGCCGTCGGCGCCGGCGTGACCGAGTTCTACCTGCATCCCATGCTCGACGGTGACGAGCTCGCCCGAACCGTCGACTTCGGAGCGCGCAAGCGCGGCTACGAGTTGAGGCTGCTCGACGATCCGATGATCGACGACGTGCTCGCCGAAGAGGGCATCGTGCGTATCGGCTGGCGCAGCCTGCGCGACCTGCAGCGCGCCGAGGCGGTCACGCGGTGAGCGGGGCGCTCAGCGCATGGCGCGACCGACGGCTGACCGGGGCGCCGAGCCGTCGCATCACGCTCGCGTTCGGAGCATCCTCGTTCCCCATCCAGTTGATGGCGCAGACCTTCGCGGCCTTCGTCGTCTACTTCTACGTCGAGCACCTCGGCGTGCCTGCCGCGTGGGTGGCGGGGGCGATGGTCGCGCATGGCATCCTCAGCGCCGTGCTCAACCCCGCGCTCGGTGCCGTCTCCGATCGCGCTCGAACTCGGTGGGGGCGCCGTGTGCCGTGGATCGTGATCGGAACGGGGCCGCTCGTCGTCGCATTCGCCTTGATCTGGATGCCTCCATCGCTTCCCCCGGTCGGTGCGCTCGTGTGGTTCCTGGCGGTCGTCGCGGTCTACGACGCGGCAGGCGTCGCCGTCGTGCTGAACATCTCGGCACTCTTCCCCGAGATCTTCCGTACGACGGGTGAGCGCGCCAAGGGCAACACGCCCCGACAGATCTTCGGCCTGATCGGCATGATCCTCGGCACGGCGGGTGCACCGCTGCTCTACGGCACGATCGGATGGGCCGGCATGGGCATCGGCCTCGGCGTCGTCTGCCTCGGCCTGTACCTCTGGTCGTTCACGGGCATGATCGAGCGCGTGCCGTCAGAGGTCGCCGCCACGGCTCCCGCCCTCGGCTGGCGCGATCAGCTGAGATACACCCTCGCCAATCGCGCGTTCCTCACCTATGTGATCGGGTCTCTGCTCGTGCAGTCGTCGACGTCGATCGTTCTGGCAACCGTACCGTTCTACGTGAAGTACGGGCTCGGGCAGCAGGACGTCGCGGACACGGCCGTGCTCGCCGCGATCTTCGCCGCCGCCCTTCCCGCTCTTGCCGGGTGGTCATGGGTGGTGCGTCGCACGTCGCCGCGTACCGCACTGCTCTGGTCGATGGCCGCGTACACGGTCGCCTCTCTCGCCTATCTGCTGCCGTCGAGCCTTCCGGGCGCGGTGGCCGTGGGGCTGGCCCTCGGGATCGGCGTGGCAGGCATCCTGCAGCTGCTCGAGGTCGCACTCTCGCAGATCATCGACGACGACGAGCGACGCACCGGGCTGCGACGTGAGGGCACCTATTACGGCGTCAACGGGTTCGTCGTGAAGGGCTCGGTCATCGTGCAGGCGATCGTCGTCGCCGCGGTGCTCACGGCATCCGGATACGACGCGTCCCTGCACACCGAGCCCTCCTCGGTGGTGACGGGCGTGCGTCTGCTCATGGCGGTGTTCCCCGCGATCGGCGCGGCCCTGGCGTTCGTGAGCTTCTGGTTCTATCCGCTCAGGGAACGAGACGTTCCCGTGCCTCGCGCGAACGACGACTCGTTGGGAGATGAGACCTCGGAAGAGGAGCCGTCCGCAGTCTGAACCATGTGTCTACATATGTAGACTGTCCCTCACCGCGCAACGACGCCTCGGGAGGGCCGCATGACGACATCCGCATCACCGCACGCCGATCCGGTCGGTGCCGAGTCCCCCGACGCCACGCGTCCCGACCCTACCCGGGCCGACGCGAGCATCATGACCGTGCTCGGCCAGGTGAAGGCAGAGTCGCTCGCCACGATCCTGCCGTCGGAGCATGTGCTCGCGAATCTCTCCCACGTCGACGGCACCGACCCCTCGACCGTCGACCGCATCCGAGCAGCCGCCGCGTTCGGCGACTCCCTCCTGCATGCCCCGCTCACCATCGACCGACTCGGTGACATCACCCTTGGCGCCCCCAACCTCGAGAACCGGTCCTTGGCCGATGCCGAGCTCGCGGCATCCGAGCTCTCGCTCTTCGGTGCAGCGGGCGGATCCCTGGTGGTCGACGCCACACCTCGCGACCTCGGGCGCTCTCCGCGCGGCCTCGCCGGGCTCGCCGAGCGCACCGGAGTGGCGATCGTGATGGGTTCCGGCCGCTATCGCGGCGAAGCAGGAGCCACGGATGCCACGGCCCTCGCCGACGAGATCGTGGCCGACCTCACGCACGGCACCGACGGCATCCGTGCCGGCGTCATCGGCCGGCTGGGCGTGCTCGACCCCGAGGATGCCGCCGACCGAGCCGTTCTCGTGGCCTCGGCGCGGGCTTCTGCTCGCACCGGCGCCCCGGTGATCGTCACCCACCCCGGCGTCGACCGCATCGATGCTGTGCTGACCACGCTTCTCGGCGCGGGCGCGTCTGCGAACCGCATCGCCGTCACAGGGTGCGGCACAGTCGCAGCGAGCCACGACAGCCTGCTCGCGCTCGCCCGCCGAGGCGTGTTCGTGCTGTTCGACCGCCTCGGTCGCCAGACCAGCGTCTACACCACCTGGGACGACGGCGACCTCGTCGCCGCCCTCACCGCGCTGCTGCCCGAGCACGGCCACCAGGTGCTGCTCTCCCCGGCGTCGCCGAGCGCATCGATCTGACGGCCTTCGGCGGCGGAGGCTACGCGTTCTTCGGCACCTACGGCCCCTACCTCGGTTGGAACGGCATCGACGCCGAGACACTGCACACGATCACCGTCGACAACGCTCGCCGGTTCCTGACGGGAGAACAGGCATGACCGACAACACCGCCGTGATCGACGACCTCGGTCCTGTGCCCGATCTCCGCGGCAAGGCCCTCACGGTGCGGGGTGCCGTCGACCCGTCCGTGCTCGGCGAGACCCTCATGCACGAACACCTCGTCGTCGACCTGCGCCGCCCAGTGGACGCGCTGCGTCCGGGCGAAGGCGCCCCCACCACCGCCGAGCCGCTCACCCTCGCCAACCTGGCCGAGGTACGCAATGGAAGCCCGAACGCCGACAACGACGTGATCGACGACCTCGACCTCGTGACCGAAGAAGTGGAGGCCTTCGCGCGTCTCGGCGGCGGAGCCGTCGTCGACGTGACGGTCGCCGGCATCGGCCGCGACCCGCGGGCGTTGCTCGAGCTGTCCCGACGCACCGGCCTGCACGTGGTGATGGGCGGCGGCTTCTACACCACCACGTTCCACCCGCGCGATTTCGCGGAGCGCACCGACGACGAACTCGCCGCCGGCATCGCTCGCGACGTCGTCGTGGGGGTGGACGCCACGGACATCCGCACCGGCATCATCGGCGAGATCGCCGCGGAGAACGCACCGCTGGTGGATGCCGAATGGCGCAGTGTGCGCGCCGCCGCCCGTGCCAGCCGGATCACCGGGGCACCCATGTCGTTCCACCACGGCGGCCAGGGCGAGGAGAAGCTGCGCGTGCTCGACCTCTGCACCGAGGAGGGCGTGCCCGACGACAACATCGTGATGGGCCACTCGGGCGGACTCGCCACCGACATCGGCCTCGCCGAGCGCGTACTCGCCCGCGGAGTCTTCGTCGAGTTCGACTTCGTCGCCTCGCCCGGCAGCCCGTGGGGGCACCTCGTGCTGGGCAGCGACCACCGCGTCGTCGCGGGCATCGCGGAGCTCGTGAAGCGCGGGTATGCCGACCAACTGTTGCTCGGCCACGACATCTGCCAGAAGATCCAGCTGAAGCGCTACGGAGGCCACGGCTACGACTACATCACCCGGCACTTTCTGCCGGCGCTCTCCGACGCGGGGGTCCCGGATGACGCGCTGCGGCAGATCATGGTCGACAACCCCGCCAGGGCGCTCGCGTTCGCGGCGCCGGGAGACTGACGGACCGCAACCCGATCACGCACGAGCGGAGCCGAAGAGTGTCGGTGGCACCTGGCACGCTGCTCGACATGCGAACACGTCGATGCCCTGAATGCGGGTCCGAACGCATCGCGCGCACCGCCTTCGGCATGCCGCTCGCGAAGGATGCCGACGACGAACGCGTGTTCTGGTTGGGTTGCGTCGTGGACCCGGAGTTGGAGCACCGTTACGGATGCCACGAGTGCGGCGCTCTCTTCGGCCACCCTGTCACGACGTCGCCGACCGGGGCACGCTAGCAGCCGCGGCCCGCGCGTTCGCCGATGGATGCCGTGTCCCGCTCCCAGAACACCGACTCGCCGACGGTGACGGTCGCGGCCGTGGTCGCCGCCGCCCTCGGTCTCGCCAGTGCAGCGCTGAGTGCCTACTGGGCGGCGGGAGGCACGGCGCTCCTGAACACCATCGGGGGTGCGATCGCGGAATGGGGTCGCCATGGCGGGCCTGGCGTTCGATTCGCACTGTGGCTGATCGTGCTGCTGAAGGTCGGCGTGGGCGTGGCCGCCCCGGCCATCGCCGACCTTCCACGAATCTCGCCCGCGTGGACGCGGACGCGCGTGCCGCGCCTGCTGAGCTGGATCGCCGCATCCATCCTCATCGCCTACGGTGCGGTGCTGACCGGCAGCGAACTGATCGCCTTCACGGGGATGCTCGGGACGCCTCCCTCGGTCGACCGCCTCGCACTCGCGTGGCACGCCTTCGTGTGGGACCCGTGGTTCCTGCTCTGGGGTGTCGCGTTCCTGGTGTGCCTGGTCCGCACTCGGCCCTCCGCCGTGGCGTCGACCCGTCCTTGACCGACCCGTTCCCGATCAGGCTTTCGATCCGAGCAGCCTGCTCGCGAGGTCGGGCAGCGTTCGATGGAAGACGTAGAGCACGGTGTGCCAGTCGTGGGCCGTGCCCGGAGAGATGATCAGCTTCGTGGTCATACCGGCCTTGGTCGCCGCACCGAACACGGCGCGCGCGAATCCCGAATACTTCGTGTCCTCGGCTCCCGCGGCGAAGATCGCGGTGGTGTCGTGGTACGGCGTGTGCGCGGCAAGAATGCTCAACGGCTTCGCTGCGTCGTAGGCGGCGGTCGAGCCGCCGAATCCCCTGGCCACCGTGTCGGCGCCGATCGTGGGCACGAGCTCGCCCGAGATGTCGACGATGGTGCGGAACAGCTCGGGATGCCCGCCGCCGAGCTGGATCGAGCACGTTCCACCCTGCGAGTACCCGATGATCGCCCAGGCGTCCGGGGTGTTCGCCACATTCAGGTGCGAGCGGATCCAGTTCGGGACATCCACCGTGAGATACGTGGCGGAGTTGCCGATCGGCGAGTCGACGCACATCGGGTTGCGGTCGGGCTCCCCGAGCTGGTCCGGTGCCACGACGATCGGGGCGAGCCCGTGGTGCTGCGCGGCGTAGGCATCGAGGATAGCGCCCATCCGCCCCGACGTGAACATGTACGCGGGGGTCCCTGGCTGGCCGGGGAATGCCACGATCACGGGAAGTTT from Humibacter ginsenosidimutans harbors:
- a CDS encoding DUF3995 domain-containing protein, which gives rise to MSRSQNTDSPTVTVAAVVAAALGLASAALSAYWAAGGTALLNTIGGAIAEWGRHGGPGVRFALWLIVLLKVGVGVAAPAIADLPRISPAWTRTRVPRLLSWIAASILIAYGAVLTGSELIAFTGMLGTPPSVDRLALAWHAFVWDPWFLLWGVAFLVCLVRTRPSAVASTRP
- a CDS encoding phosphotriesterase family protein, which translates into the protein MTDNTAVIDDLGPVPDLRGKALTVRGAVDPSVLGETLMHEHLVVDLRRPVDALRPGEGAPTTAEPLTLANLAEVRNGSPNADNDVIDDLDLVTEEVEAFARLGGGAVVDVTVAGIGRDPRALLELSRRTGLHVVMGGGFYTTTFHPRDFAERTDDELAAGIARDVVVGVDATDIRTGIIGEIAAENAPLVDAEWRSVRAAARASRITGAPMSFHHGGQGEEKLRVLDLCTEEGVPDDNIVMGHSGGLATDIGLAERVLARGVFVEFDFVASPGSPWGHLVLGSDHRVVAGIAELVKRGYADQLLLGHDICQKIQLKRYGGHGYDYITRHFLPALSDAGVPDDALRQIMVDNPARALAFAAPGD
- a CDS encoding phosphotriesterase, whose product is MTTSASPHADPVGAESPDATRPDPTRADASIMTVLGQVKAESLATILPSEHVLANLSHVDGTDPSTVDRIRAAAAFGDSLLHAPLTIDRLGDITLGAPNLENRSLADAELAASELSLFGAAGGSLVVDATPRDLGRSPRGLAGLAERTGVAIVMGSGRYRGEAGATDATALADEIVADLTHGTDGIRAGVIGRLGVLDPEDAADRAVLVASARASARTGAPVIVTHPGVDRIDAVLTTLLGAGASANRIAVTGCGTVAASHDSLLALARRGVFVLFDRLGRQTSVYTTWDDGDLVAALTALLPEHGHQVLLSPASPSASI
- a CDS encoding polysaccharide deacetylase family protein: MTPSLAPSDLVTRLGHPDGTRAIIINADDFGMCAPANTAISGLLARGRIDSTTVMVPCSWSPEALAFAAANNGFDVGVHLVLTSEWTRYRWRPLTGTASSLVDADGFFPADVATVERTARGADVAAEFDAQLETALAAGADVTHLDNHMGSVYGLETGRDLLAESFGLAASHGLPFRLPRTIEGMGLAPEFQAVLDGAVRAADALGVVLPDRLWTHPFVLAGEGTADEEAYEHVRDGFIDLLRAVGAGVTEFYLHPMLDGDELARTVDFGARKRGYELRLLDDPMIDDVLAEEGIVRIGWRSLRDLQRAEAVTR
- a CDS encoding MFS transporter, translated to MSGALSAWRDRRLTGAPSRRITLAFGASSFPIQLMAQTFAAFVVYFYVEHLGVPAAWVAGAMVAHGILSAVLNPALGAVSDRARTRWGRRVPWIVIGTGPLVVAFALIWMPPSLPPVGALVWFLAVVAVYDAAGVAVVLNISALFPEIFRTTGERAKGNTPRQIFGLIGMILGTAGAPLLYGTIGWAGMGIGLGVVCLGLYLWSFTGMIERVPSEVAATAPALGWRDQLRYTLANRAFLTYVIGSLLVQSSTSIVLATVPFYVKYGLGQQDVADTAVLAAIFAAALPALAGWSWVVRRTSPRTALLWSMAAYTVASLAYLLPSSLPGAVAVGLALGIGVAGILQLLEVALSQIIDDDERRTGLRREGTYYGVNGFVVKGSVIVQAIVVAAVLTASGYDASLHTEPSSVVTGVRLLMAVFPAIGAALAFVSFWFYPLRERDVPVPRANDDSLGDETSEEEPSAV
- a CDS encoding alpha/beta hydrolase translates to MLHWLLTIRIDHLSFLVPLYAIAALLAAYLLVRSPWPLGLVRTVVAGLVGAAAALFACWLFGDVWNVFGIDLTATTRMWVALACAGIGLAVANLWGSRWYRVVIACVSIPVFLLAGAAGVNMDFGAFRNVSEVVQSTPYRSMPTARLHGTAGVMPQGLLASWRADAPLPAHGKIGTVHIPATASHFRARDAVIYLPPAALVPNAPKLPVIVAFPGQPGTPAYMFTSGRMGAILDAYAAQHHGLAPIVVAPDQLGEPDRNPMCVDSPIGNSATYLTVDVPNWIRSHLNVANTPDAWAIIGYSQGGTCSIQLGGGHPELFRTIVDISGELVPTIGADTVARGFGGSTAAYDAAKPLSILAAHTPYHDTTAIFAAGAEDTKYSGFARAVFGAATKAGMTTKLIISPGTAHDWHTVLYVFHRTLPDLASRLLGSKA